In Enoplosus armatus isolate fEnoArm2 chromosome 12, fEnoArm2.hap1, whole genome shotgun sequence, the DNA window GTAAAATGACTGAGAATgaaacaaacatccaaaaatcAAACATACCTCCACATCCCCCTAAATAAAAGTTTACTTCTCACAAATCTGGATTGTTTCCTTAATGACCTCATTAttgtgaaaaagacaacaagacaggccaaatgtcaaaatcttagttttttcattttgttggtCGGACAAAGTAACAGACACACCTTAAATTGCAATACAATGAAACTCAGAATGTCCAGTTTTTGTAGATTGAACTCAATCAATTTTGAGATTGTGGATGCAGAGATGTGAAGCAATTATCCTATTCAGTGTCTATCTTTACTTTTTGCTGAgatgcagttttctttttttggtatgTGCTGTCATGTCTTAGATCCCCATACCACATTGCATCATGCTGAATGAGCAGTTCAGGCTGTACCTACACTAAATCCccagaacattttaatgaacactTGTACACTCAGCAGAATACTCATTAATAAGTCAGCTTTTAAGGAATAGCGCAACATTTTGGGAAGATTCACTTTCTGGCGGAGACATAGATGATTGATATCAATTGCCCTGTAAAACAGCGAATTGTTGAGATACAAGTTAATAATAAGAGATACAAGTTGTCTCTTGTTTAGAGATGCCGACATTCAGCTTTTATTACCTTttgacagagtcaggctagacgtttccccctgtttccagcctttatgctaagctaagcgaaccagctgctggctgtagcttcatatctaactGAcggatgtgagagtggtatcgatcttctcatccatgACTGACATcacaatttattattttacaggGCAACAAAAGGAAACTTGTAGAGGTACAAAGAGGCCAGAAGGTTGCTGCCTGAAATGCTACGTATTGTACTGTAGCTAACAATGACAACATACACTAAATGCACAATCAACAGCTCTGACAATTACGACTAAAAAGCTTCACCAAATTGGTATttcagagctgttgtattgtattgtgtttgtaaTATTACACACCTGCACATTCCTCAGAACCAAAATATTATCATTGCATCTCAGGCAACGTAATCTTTCACACAGTTTCAGCCGTAACAACACTACAGCCTGGCGTGGCAACAGAAGCCGGGTTGTCTCAATATTTCCTCTTTGTTCAGCACTGACATCAGCACGAGCCCTGCAGAGTCCCTGTGTTTCAACAGACTCCAtgaagtgatgtcatcaggttCAAGTGTTTCTTGATTGTTTCCTCATCATGAACACAGATTTAAAGAGGACAAACAGCCATTAGACTCCTTAGCCTAAACCACTAGGAGAAAGGAGCATGAAGgcaggagaagacaggagaagAGAATTGATATGCCTCCCATCCTGtatgtcacagtcacatgaacaTTAGCAGGCTCGCCTGCAGGCTACTCAGTCACTTTAGATGCTTTGTGATCACACATCACACCACATATGACTCATATACTGTAGGCCAAGCAGAGATGCCACAAAATGTCATTCAAACGCTTTGACTGTGTGAAAACGGAActcaaacataaaataaagtttgattcAAATGCCaagacacacagtcattttaCTGTCTCAATATTTGAGAACTTCCTCTGGCTGCACTTGAAGCTTTCTTAACAGATAATTCATTATACTTttattcaaatcattttttttttcttttgcagaaatCCACATTTACAGCAAATTATGGCTGTGGGAGTTGATGACTTTGACTTGTTGCATTCACAGCACATGAGGCACATGGTCATGAGTTTCAGTGTTGGATGGACAGAGAGATGCCAGGATCACATGAGCTGAGCACAAAGACACAGCACAGGATTGCATTATGTTTCTACTACTACCCACACACGCTAAACAAATGCACATGCTATCCCCTGACAGGAAAACATGCTGTCTGTGTTGCAATTCTTTTCACATCGTAGCCGTTCATCTCTGATTGCATAATAGGAAATGATGAGAGGCTCTTTAGAACATCTCTGAATTCAATTCATGGGAAAACACAAGATAGAATTTGAATAAATGGAAGAGCGGGGAGACGTGGCTGAGATTCTCCCAGCCCCTCACTTCCTAACCAACGCTGGGTCCGTCCCACTGCGCTCCTGAGGAATGCCAAGAACTCAGAGCTGCAATGAACTAAAACTAGTTCTGTAACAAAGCACATGAATTTAGAACACGTCCAGAGGCAACAAGAGCGAGTAAACAAGACTCTTTGCAGTGCAATGACCAAAAACTCATTTTATTATGAAACGTTAACATAAACCGATGAGATCCAAGAGCCTCTGcacggagctgctgctggacgaCAGCCAGCACAGGAGCCAGCGCAGTCCGAAATATTTAGAAACACATGCATGAGTCTATAGAGACGTTCCTTATTATTTCATCTAATTCCTCTAAAAGAGCTTAATGAGGTCAACTCCCAGTCAGCATGAGTCATTAAACCCTTTCTTTCTTCAGACAGTCTTCATTAGGTCAATGCCATCTTTGTTAGTTTGAACCCCGAAAATCCAAATTTGGGGAACTGATGAGCGGCAACCACCATGGCTGTGTATGagtcacctgtcaatcaaggcCAACACACCCCAACCCCACCCATCTTATAGtgatggttgttgttgttgtggttgttgttgcttgAACAAAGGGATTTATGGCAGCGGGTCCAGATTTCACAGACAACGTCTTTCCTAAATTTAAAGGGATACATCTTTTTAATCGAAGAACCTAATTAGCACATGTGACAATGATCCAGAAACATACTGACAACAAACAGTGAGCAGCAGTACTGGAACACTTCCCACTAATGTCAATATAGTCACACCCTTGTCAGTCAATATTCCACTCACGTCTATATGACTGCCAAACACTCTGAATTAACTTGTGTAAATCCATCTTAGTCATCATGATTACAGCTACTCCAGTTCCTCCAAATGTCTCTTGTTCAGGATAATCTCACTGTTCTCTAGCCAAAGTCTAAGTCTACTTTGCTTATATTAGAAGGGATGTTTGGAGAAATTGGTCGACAATTTCTGTTTCCTAGAGCTGTAAACAGATGACTCAATCAATGCCATTCATTTGGGAGAAGTCTGAGACAGATCATGTGCATTTAGTAGATTCATAAATGCGATACATTAATGAACAgattaataaaatacagtattcaGTTACATGACCACAAGTAGTGTGATGCAGCGTGCTTCTTAGTACTGTGATTCTTTGGGGGAAGACTATATTCAAGTTTGCTCTAAACAAAGTGGTGCTCAGTGGGAGTCTGAGTGTGTAAATAAAGGTCAATCAAATTATGCACAACACAATAGTTTATTTACGTTCAGTGTAGTCTTATGTTGATGATATGATCACACTGATGTTCTCATTTACATATACTGATATGTGATTCTTATTTCAACCATATTGCCCAGCCATAGACTAAACATGTTGCATGACTGCATCTCCCACGGCACCCACTATGCAAAAGGGGAACTATTCAAAACAAGTTAGAAATGTGCACTTGCACAATATCAACAAACGTCACTTCAGCTTCACAGGGAGGCAGCAAGTTCTCATTTTTAACAGTCTAACCAGGGATAAGACCAGTCAGCTACAGTATCTGCTCAACTGCTCTGTAAGAATGAGAGTGGACTGGCCTCAGAGCAGTGGAGATGCTGTATATCGACATGTGTTAACTCTGAATTCCTCCATTCAAAGCAAGTAGTTCTCTGTAAACTAAATGTTTACAGAACAGAACTAGCTCAGTGTTAAGAGTGagcgtgtgtctgtgtaagtgcATGGAGAGCAACTGCTTACAGCCAAACAGCATTCTGTCAAACAGgttgctaacacacacacacacacacacacacacacacacacacacacacatacagtacatgtatacAAATTCCTTTTCCTTAGCTTTCTGACTTCATGCCacgtaaatgtaaatgtggagcATATGTCCAGCTGAAGTCAAGACCACTTCTTAGTGTttgcataatgtgtgtgtgtgtgtgtgtgtgtgtgtgtgtgtgtgtgtgtgtgtttgtacccaCCAGAGGTCCCTACTCCCTAAAAAAGCTCTtggaaaataaaacccaaatatgtgaaaacactgcagtccaTTCCCtcagctctttctctcctctctctgcagctcccctgACATAAAACACACGCCTTACGTTCAGCTTGACTCCATGTGACGAGCTACATCCTCACAGCAGACTGGTCTATGAAAACACAAGgagttttaaaagaaaaagccgTCAACACAAGACTCATGTTAACCATCATTTGTGGGTGGAATAAAGGACAAACCTTGGCCTGTTGCCAAAACCCCTGCCAGAGCCCTGTACCAGTTTGCAAGACGTTTGAAACCGACTAAATGCTTCTATATTGACGGTGAAGTAAACAGTTCGTCTCAATTCATTCGCCATCACTGCTGGATTCAGCCCCAGCTGCTTTCTGGCAGATGCCAACTTCTTTTAGCTTGTAAACCGAACTCGGGTCTCACGGTTTCCGCTTCACTGGAGCTATTttccacacacgcacacaaacgcAAAACTTGAATCAAACTTAAGATAGTGTTTGCTGGACCCACCTCTGTACGTATGAAAGTGTGCACGGCTAATTATCTTCCATCGACCGTCAATATGCTGTGGTTGGTGTTGAGGACCTCTGTGCAGCCAATCCTGAAGTCTGCAGAGgactggcaggcaggcagacaggccaGCTAAACTAGCCCCATCCAGAGCCGTACATACACTGGGTTGAGCCAAGTCTCTCCTACGGAACTCCATATGAGGAAATGATGTTACTTTAGAGGAGATGCACGGTCGTACACAGACACCGTAGGATAGTTAAGTCAGCCAAATCAGACCACAAATAAAACCAAGctcactgaaaaacacattttcatacaacACACAATTAGCTAAGGTGGTTACGGTGTTAACTTAGGTTGGTAGCTAGCAGTAAATGCTAACAATTAGCTAGTTAAAAAGTAGGCAGTCTGCAAGTTTTGGTAGGAGTAGCTAactttatatattattgtaACAGATGGCTACATGTCGCAATTTAGTTTGGGTCAATTGTTTATAAATATATTCTGGCTAATGTTATAGCCTTAATAAAATCATAACCTAGCTAACTCTTAAATTCACTCAGCGAATTTTTATACATGTTGCTAAGCAACAATGTCATCTACTGCTAGAAATTCTTGGCCCCCTGAAAACAACTCAGCAACTCACAATTATCTATAATcactgcagattattttcattaagtcAAGTACACATAAGTAGCCTATCccgtattttgtgtttgttccttACATCTCGGAGTACGGCTGTTTCTGTCCTGAGCTGGCTTTGGTCTTGGTTGACTGAACTCTGTGTATGCACGGCTCTGGCTTCGGCAAATGCAGCTGTGCCGGCTGGACTTCTTATCCGAGGCTTTAGCAGTGATGCAATGTTTCCAGATgtgaaacaagagaaaaaaatctttattagTCTAGCCTGAGGGACAacaattaccccccccccccccaacaaatatataattatatatatatgtatgtctgtgATAATGGTCAATAGTGTTTACATACTAATTATTCCACTGTATGTTGAATACGTTTTATAATCCCCTTTGGTGTTAACAATACTCTTAAAATGTCTATTTGATCggatttattgttttattctttaataGGATTTTACAATAGATCTGATAACAGGgttaattaatgtattttatttcattgtctgCCCAGAGTCACTAAATTGGTGCACTTGGACAAGAGTGGCACCAAATAGCACCCTCAGAGTCAGGATAGTCAACAGTGGGATTACATAACCATCTTTGGCAacttttgtatttcatttcctACAATAAAGGCTACACAATAAATGTGCGTCAGTATGTTTACTGTGAGCTTATCATACGTCATGAActttaaaaattacatttatttggcagaCAAAAGCTTACAAGAAGTGCATTTTACCTCCTTAGGAACCAGAACTAAATATCAAAATGTCTACTATTTGTATCAACCATCTCTCTaagtaaacaatgaaaaaagtgacattttacattAGAATAATTCTACTCTCACCTTATATTTGTATAACTTACATCACTTTGACACAACCTGCCTTGTTATTCAGTTAAGAAAGGTTTGTGGCAGTATTACTTTCCTTATTTGTGTAAGAGCTTAGTTAGCTTATCTGGTTGATTGAGACTTAAAGGAAAGACTAGCTGTTTTCACTGAGTTCAGCGAGGTGGAGTGGGTGGACAAGCATGTTGGATGTTTGTTCTGCCAGATTTCCTCCTCAGATCTGATGGTCAGAAACTTCACATTGTCAGCCTCCACCTCTGAATCTAGAGCTAGGATGAGGGCACCTCCTGCTGGATTGACACAGACATTAAAATAAGCCCTTTTACTGTGTGCATATTTCAGAACAGTCAATCCTGCTTTTGCAATATTCACTTGTGCACGGAATCccttaaatgttttcatgactaaatgattaaaacGATCTTGGGTGTGAATGTAGATAGAAAAATTTAAACTCAATGATAAAAGTCAGTCATGTGTACACGTACTGAGTAGAAGTAAAGTAGTAGTCAGCCTTAACAGCCCATAACAGAAGTCTTTGAGCACTGGTTTGACATTGTGACATGAGTGAAAAAGAGGCAGATGAAAATGACATTGAAAGGTATTTTGTCCACCCTGTTTACATACAATACTTACAATACCACCACTATCTACAGCCTCCCAAGCTGCTGTATTGAACTACATTAGATTATAAAATACTATTCAAATGTTCATTACTATAAATTCATTTAACAAGAATTCATGATTCATTTAGAttctaaaataaagaaatgaatcttgaaatgacacacacaaatatctccatcatttcattttaattactgatctgtacattttttttatacttaTAGTTTCCCAActttttcacactgaaaattcacaaatggaaaaataatttcTGTGCTCTGTCCAAACtattctgcatgatgagtaaAAGTTTCTGTTACTCTCTTAAGGTGGACACATTAAAGAATTGGCTTTCCCTGTACTTTTTCTCCAGGAAACACTGGAACACGCTGTGTGAACTCTGTTTGATCCTGACTTTGTGACTATTCACACCTGGATTGGCGATGGGTGATAGAGAGCTCATCTAACAACATCTAAGCTGTCAAAGAGCCAAACGGTCCTGCTGCAATAATCAGTGGCTGAAAGCAGGAGACGACAaagctgattggctgctcaTATGCTCCTGGCGGACAGGCACTGGTTGACCACCTCCAGCAGCGAGGAGTTCTCCAGAGCTGCAGCCACTCGCTCTTTGTCTGCCAGCTGTTTGTTCACTGCACATACAACAGCATACacaatataagaaaataaattacataacATACAAtcataacattttgaaaacaaagtgCTTACATTTAATAATGAGCAGCAACGAGTATTATGACCAACAGGAAACATGATTTAATTTCCCATTACACCTGCCGTCTAATATTTTTTACCTGCTTCCTCTGAGGCGTGAGTCCCAGGAGTGATGTGGACATCAATCTGagtagaaacagaaaaacacacagcgtTTGAACCGGAATTGAACAAcaaaacactaacacacagaaATTATGACATGTTGTTCATATTTAACTAACACTCAATCAAAGGAGGTGATGTGCATCCTTAAtaccaacacacatacacacacacgtactttGAACCTGTCTGGCAGGGAGCGTAGCAGTTTGACTTTGATTGACAGACCAATGAGTGTTGCCATGCTGCAGTGGGGGATGGTGGGTGTGAACTCAACACCCACAACGCTCTCTGCATCATCAACCTGAGAAAAAGATAACATACTGAATGCAATAAAAATTTTCAgcacattttactttacttgttGGGTATGAAGGGTGTTTTTTGCAGTGAGGTAAATGTTTTAAGGCCCTAACCTTCAAAAAAGACAATGAGATAAAGTTAACAATGCTTCTTTTGACTGTGCAGTGAAAACTCTGTAAAGTCAAGTCAATGAGGGACAGAATGATGGAGTAAAGGTATGAATGGTGGTCCAGTTCAACCctgttttaacttttttcttCACTCAATCAGAATATTATTACGTCCATTACGGAGTCTCTTGCTCACCCTGTAGTAAACCTAAAAGAAACACCTAAactcaaaattaaaaaaggtgCGTACCTTGACTCTCACTTGTTCCACGACATTGAGGTCCTCCAGAGACAGGGGATGCTC includes these proteins:
- the ciao2b gene encoding cytosolic iron-sulfur assembly component 2B, which translates into the protein MSGGTHLENANPVIFQRSGERLLTANDEDEDVHDPIDDREIFDLIRSINDPEHPLSLEDLNVVEQVRVKVDDAESVVGVEFTPTIPHCSMATLIGLSIKVKLLRSLPDRFKIDVHITPGTHASEEAVNKQLADKERVAAALENSSLLEVVNQCLSARSI